A part of Micromonospora chersina genomic DNA contains:
- a CDS encoding SDR family NAD(P)-dependent oxidoreductase, protein MTTTLITGANKGLGFETARRLVAAGHTVWIGSRDAERGRRAADRLGAHFVPLDVTDDASVAAAVRTVEAGGGLDVLVNNAGVEGRTADNGVVGAAEVTAEEMRTLFETNVFGPVRVTHAFLPLLRRSAAPVVVNVSSGLASLTRLADPADVAYGYPGVAYPASKAALNMVTVQYAKAFPDLRINAVEPGFTATDLNGRTGTQTVEEGAEIIVRMAQVGPDGPTGAYLDSAGPLPW, encoded by the coding sequence ATGACGACGACACTGATCACCGGAGCCAACAAGGGGCTCGGTTTCGAGACCGCCCGCCGGCTGGTGGCCGCCGGGCACACCGTGTGGATCGGCAGCCGGGACGCGGAGCGCGGCCGCCGGGCCGCCGACCGGCTGGGCGCCCACTTCGTCCCGCTGGACGTCACCGACGACGCCTCGGTGGCGGCGGCGGTGCGGACCGTCGAGGCCGGTGGGGGACTGGACGTGCTGGTCAACAACGCCGGCGTCGAGGGGCGCACGGCGGACAACGGCGTGGTGGGCGCCGCGGAGGTGACCGCCGAGGAGATGCGGACGCTGTTCGAGACGAACGTCTTCGGCCCGGTGCGGGTCACCCACGCGTTCCTGCCGCTGCTGCGGCGCTCGGCCGCCCCGGTGGTGGTGAACGTGAGCAGCGGTCTGGCCTCCCTCACACGGCTCGCCGATCCGGCCGACGTGGCGTACGGCTATCCCGGTGTGGCGTATCCCGCCTCCAAGGCGGCGCTGAACATGGTCACGGTGCAGTACGCCAAGGCGTTTCCGGACCTGCGGATCAACGCGGTGGAGCCGGGGTTCACGGCGACCGACCTGAACGGGCGGACCGGTACGCAGACCGTCGAGGAGGGCGCCGAGATCATCGTCCGGATGGCTCAGGTGGGTCCGGACGGGCCGACCGGCGCGTATCTCGACTCCGCCGGCCCACTGCCCTGGTGA
- a CDS encoding helix-turn-helix transcriptional regulator produces the protein MEAEFGQAVRRWRDRVPPEAAGLPTGRSRRAAGLRREELALLAGISVDYLTRLEQGRAAHPSAQVVTALARALRLSGAERDHLHRLAGLAPPGPQTMPTEVTPSVQRLLDRLAGTPVAVYDAAWTLLVANPPYAALMGDPSGWRAEERNGVWRHFLGPGSRVRLGPEERRGFEAALVGDLRSAAAHYPADPRLGRLLADLRAHSPRFAELWDAGTVGRHAAARKTVDHPHVGPVTLDCDVLTVAGSDLRIMVYTAEPGSPDAERLALLTVLGTQSLRG, from the coding sequence GTGGAGGCGGAGTTCGGACAGGCGGTGCGCCGCTGGCGCGACCGGGTGCCGCCCGAGGCCGCCGGGCTGCCCACCGGCCGGTCGCGGCGGGCGGCCGGACTGCGTCGGGAGGAACTGGCGCTGCTGGCCGGCATCTCCGTCGACTACCTCACCCGCCTGGAGCAGGGCCGCGCTGCCCACCCGTCGGCGCAGGTGGTCACGGCGCTGGCGCGGGCGCTGCGGCTCTCCGGCGCCGAGCGGGACCACCTCCACCGGCTGGCCGGGCTCGCGCCGCCCGGCCCGCAGACCATGCCCACCGAGGTCACCCCGAGCGTGCAGCGGCTGCTGGACCGGCTGGCCGGCACCCCCGTGGCGGTCTACGACGCCGCCTGGACGCTCCTGGTGGCCAACCCGCCGTACGCGGCGCTGATGGGCGACCCGTCCGGGTGGCGGGCCGAGGAGCGCAACGGCGTGTGGCGGCACTTCCTCGGCCCCGGCTCGCGGGTCCGGCTCGGCCCCGAGGAACGACGCGGGTTCGAGGCCGCGCTGGTCGGCGACCTCCGCTCCGCCGCCGCCCACTACCCGGCCGACCCGCGGCTGGGCCGGCTCCTCGCCGACCTGCGGGCGCACAGCCCCCGGTTCGCCGAGCTGTGGGACGCCGGCACCGTCGGCCGGCACGCCGCCGCGCGCAAGACCGTCGACCACCCGCACGTGGGACCGGTGACCCTCGACTGCGACGTGCTCACCGTCGCCGGCAGCGACCTGCGGATCATGGTCTACACCGCCGAGCCGGGCAGCCCGGACGCCGAACGCCTCGCCCTGCTCACCGTGCTCGGCACGCAGTCGCTGCGCGGCTGA
- a CDS encoding histidine phosphatase family protein: MSEILLIRHGETTWSASRRHTSYTDLELTPDGERQSRALAVALAGRRFVRVLSSPRQRATRTAHLAGLTVDATDPDLAEWNYGAYEGRTTADIHDENPAWNIWTDGCPDGESPAEVGARLDRVLDRVAPLLERGTVALVGHAHSLRVLGARWIGLPPSAGGLLRLDTATVSVLGHEHGRRVILRWNQPVPQSDLSGPDRTARH; encoded by the coding sequence GTGAGCGAGATCCTGCTGATCCGGCACGGCGAGACCACCTGGAGCGCCAGCCGCCGGCACACCTCGTACACCGACCTGGAGCTGACCCCCGACGGCGAGCGGCAGTCCCGCGCGCTCGCCGTGGCGCTCGCCGGCCGGCGTTTCGTCCGGGTGCTGTCCAGCCCCCGCCAGCGCGCGACCCGCACCGCGCACCTGGCCGGGCTCACCGTCGACGCCACCGACCCGGACCTGGCCGAGTGGAACTACGGCGCCTACGAGGGACGCACCACCGCCGACATCCACGACGAGAACCCGGCGTGGAACATCTGGACCGACGGCTGCCCCGACGGCGAGTCACCGGCCGAGGTCGGCGCCCGGCTCGACCGCGTGCTCGACCGGGTGGCCCCGCTGCTGGAGCGGGGCACCGTCGCGCTGGTCGGCCACGCGCACAGCCTGCGGGTGCTCGGCGCCCGGTGGATCGGCCTGCCCCCGTCCGCCGGCGGGCTGCTGCGGCTGGACACCGCCACGGTCAGCGTGCTCGGTCACGAGCACGGCCGGCGGGTCATCCTGCGGTGGAACCAGCCGGTCCCGCAGAGCGACCTGAGCGGCCCGGACCGGACCGCCCGGCACTGA
- a CDS encoding CDP-glycerol glycerophosphotransferase family protein, whose translation MTASKPGRSRLSGRLAEVRTSAVGSRLPASAVEVAALAALLLAAVGDSRLWALPPAVLAFGLLAWTWRGSLAVGTAVVARVLLLATAYLLGAVHGGLDPALAVGVAVAGLAVLGEPLLASAFEAVYPVAANLPGIGSRLGRGPDTGRVALANGAAVLVALVCAFTGVVGWVALAVAVVALGLTLFTGLQGLKLVRARRNGEAKLLKALTAYEPVFLVHWNAPAGTAYQLAMWLPYLERLNRKFFVLVRNQTNFTEVVGLTKAPVVMRMGLNQLDEVIAPSLRAAFYVNTATVNNHVVRYTNLKHIQLNHGDSDKVPSHNPVFRLYDKNFVAGQAAIDRFAANGVSMPAEMFTIVGRPQVENVAIATGPIASIANPRVLYAPTWAGFYADSNYSSLLVGYDIIKALVARGCSVVFRPHPYSKRSPELAGECERIRTLLADDRRTSGRPHVFGAEAEVSMTVADCFNASDAMVSDVSSVVADYLYSEKPFVMVAVSTPASRFPEEFPLARAAYVIDAHGGRLQGLDTALDDLLGGDPLATTRRDLKKYYLGDIPSDRYAQRFLDEASRYL comes from the coding sequence ATGACGGCTTCGAAGCCGGGCCGGTCCCGGTTGAGCGGGCGGCTGGCGGAGGTGCGGACGTCGGCCGTCGGGAGCCGACTGCCCGCCTCGGCGGTCGAGGTGGCGGCCCTCGCCGCCCTGCTGCTGGCGGCGGTGGGAGACTCCCGCCTCTGGGCGCTTCCCCCGGCCGTCCTCGCGTTCGGCCTGCTGGCGTGGACGTGGCGCGGCTCGCTGGCCGTCGGGACGGCAGTCGTGGCGCGGGTCCTCCTGCTCGCCACCGCGTACCTGCTCGGCGCGGTGCACGGCGGCCTTGATCCCGCCCTGGCCGTCGGTGTCGCGGTCGCGGGCCTGGCGGTGCTCGGCGAACCGCTGCTGGCGTCGGCGTTCGAGGCCGTCTACCCCGTGGCGGCGAACCTGCCCGGGATCGGCTCCCGGCTCGGCCGTGGCCCCGACACCGGCCGGGTGGCGCTGGCCAACGGCGCCGCGGTGCTCGTGGCGCTGGTCTGCGCGTTCACCGGCGTCGTCGGGTGGGTCGCGCTGGCGGTGGCTGTCGTCGCGCTCGGGTTGACCCTGTTCACCGGCCTGCAGGGCCTGAAGCTGGTGCGGGCGCGGCGCAACGGTGAGGCGAAGCTGCTGAAGGCGCTGACCGCCTACGAGCCGGTCTTCCTCGTGCACTGGAACGCGCCGGCCGGCACCGCCTACCAGCTCGCGATGTGGCTGCCCTACCTGGAGCGCCTCAACCGGAAGTTCTTCGTGCTGGTGCGCAACCAGACCAACTTCACCGAGGTGGTGGGCCTCACGAAGGCCCCGGTGGTGATGCGGATGGGGCTGAACCAGCTCGACGAGGTCATCGCCCCGTCGCTGCGGGCGGCCTTCTACGTCAACACCGCGACGGTCAACAACCACGTCGTCCGGTACACGAACCTGAAGCACATCCAGCTCAACCACGGCGACAGCGACAAGGTGCCGAGCCACAACCCGGTCTTCCGGCTGTACGACAAGAACTTCGTCGCCGGCCAGGCCGCGATCGACCGGTTCGCGGCCAACGGTGTGAGCATGCCCGCGGAGATGTTCACCATCGTGGGGCGCCCCCAGGTGGAGAACGTCGCCATCGCGACCGGGCCGATCGCGTCGATCGCGAACCCCCGGGTCCTGTACGCGCCGACGTGGGCCGGCTTCTACGCCGACTCCAACTACTCGTCCCTGCTCGTGGGCTACGACATCATCAAGGCGCTCGTCGCCCGCGGGTGCAGCGTCGTCTTCCGGCCGCACCCGTACAGCAAGCGGTCTCCGGAGCTGGCCGGCGAGTGCGAGCGCATCCGGACGCTGCTGGCCGACGACCGCCGGACGAGCGGGCGGCCGCACGTCTTCGGCGCCGAGGCCGAGGTGTCCATGACGGTCGCGGACTGCTTCAACGCGTCGGACGCCATGGTGTCGGACGTGTCGAGCGTGGTGGCGGACTACCTGTACTCGGAGAAGCCCTTCGTGATGGTCGCCGTCTCGACGCCGGCCTCCCGGTTCCCGGAGGAGTTTCCGCTGGCACGGGCGGCCTACGTGATCGACGCCCACGGCGGCCGGTTGCAGGGGCTCGACACCGCCCTCGACGACCTTCTGGGCGGCGACCCGCTCGCCACCACGCGCCGGGACCTGAAGAAGTACTACCTCGGGGACATCCCGTCGGACCGGTACGCGCAGCGCTTCCTCGACGAGGCCTCGCGCTACCTCTGA
- a CDS encoding Lrp/AsnC family transcriptional regulator, with protein MEEIDRAIVAALTGDGRLSYTDLAERVGLSVSAVHQRVRRLEQRGVIKGYAARVSFEALDLPLTAFVAIRPFDPSQPDDAPERLAHLPEIDSCYSVAGEDFYLLLVRVASPADLERVLQEIRTAANVTTRTTVVLSTPYEHRPPKVGPEPVSPQRLRGVSAESAGSQAG; from the coding sequence GTGGAGGAGATCGACCGCGCCATCGTCGCCGCACTGACCGGGGACGGTCGGCTGTCGTACACGGACCTGGCCGAGCGGGTGGGCCTGTCGGTGTCCGCCGTGCACCAGCGGGTCCGCCGGCTGGAGCAGCGCGGCGTCATCAAGGGGTACGCCGCCCGCGTCTCGTTCGAGGCGCTGGACCTGCCGCTGACCGCGTTCGTGGCGATCCGGCCGTTCGACCCCTCGCAGCCGGACGACGCCCCGGAGCGGCTGGCCCACCTGCCGGAGATCGACTCGTGCTACTCGGTGGCCGGGGAGGACTTCTACCTCCTGCTGGTGCGGGTGGCCAGCCCGGCGGACCTGGAGCGGGTGCTCCAGGAGATCCGCACGGCCGCGAACGTCACCACCCGCACGACAGTCGTGCTCTCCACCCCGTACGAGCACCGCCCGCCGAAGGTCGGCCCGGAGCCGGTGTCTCCGCAGCGGCTGCGCGGCGTCTCGGCGGAGTCGGCGGGTTCGCAGGCGGGTTGA
- a CDS encoding acyl-CoA dehydrogenase family protein, whose protein sequence is MTVDRILPTDEAHDLLDLATELADRELAPKAAGFEERAEFPREVLRTLGRAGLLGLPYAEEHGGAAQPYEVYVQVLEILASRWLAVAEAVSVHTLSCYPLAQFGTDEQRKLLPDMIGGELLGAYCLSEPQGGSDAAALTTKAVRDGDAYVVSGTKAWITHARVADFYNIFCRTGGPGPKGISCLLADRNTPGIHPQAAERTMGLHASPVAQIAFDEARVPAERLIGGEGRGFTIAMSALDSGRLGIAACAVGLAQAALDYAIGYARERQQFGRAIIDFQGLGFTLADHATQISAARALLLAAARLRDAGRPYSIEAAKAKLFATDVAMRVTTDAVQVLGGAGYVADHPVERYMREAKVLQIVEGTNQIQRLVISRALAKG, encoded by the coding sequence ATGACTGTCGACCGGATCCTCCCCACCGACGAGGCCCACGACCTGCTGGACCTCGCCACCGAACTCGCCGACCGGGAGCTCGCCCCCAAGGCCGCCGGCTTCGAGGAGCGCGCCGAGTTCCCCCGCGAGGTGCTGCGCACCCTGGGCCGGGCCGGCCTGCTCGGCCTGCCGTACGCCGAGGAGCACGGCGGCGCCGCCCAGCCGTACGAGGTGTACGTGCAGGTGCTGGAGATCCTGGCCAGCCGGTGGCTCGCCGTCGCCGAGGCGGTCAGCGTGCACACCCTGTCCTGCTACCCCCTGGCACAGTTCGGCACCGACGAGCAGCGCAAGCTGCTGCCCGACATGATCGGCGGCGAGCTGCTCGGGGCGTACTGCCTCTCCGAGCCGCAGGGCGGCTCCGACGCCGCGGCGCTGACCACGAAGGCGGTCCGCGACGGCGACGCCTACGTGGTCTCCGGCACCAAGGCGTGGATCACCCACGCCCGGGTCGCCGACTTCTACAACATCTTCTGCCGCACCGGCGGCCCCGGCCCCAAGGGCATCTCCTGCCTGCTGGCCGACCGGAACACCCCGGGCATCCACCCGCAGGCCGCCGAGCGCACCATGGGCCTGCACGCCTCCCCGGTCGCCCAGATCGCCTTCGACGAGGCCCGCGTGCCGGCCGAGCGGCTGATCGGCGGCGAGGGCCGGGGCTTCACCATCGCCATGTCGGCGCTGGACTCCGGGCGGCTCGGCATCGCCGCCTGCGCGGTCGGCCTGGCCCAGGCCGCCCTGGACTACGCCATCGGCTACGCCCGGGAACGCCAGCAGTTCGGCCGGGCGATCATCGACTTCCAGGGGCTCGGCTTCACCCTGGCCGACCACGCCACGCAGATCTCCGCCGCCCGGGCGCTGCTGCTGGCCGCGGCCCGGCTGCGCGACGCCGGCCGGCCGTACTCGATCGAGGCGGCGAAGGCGAAGCTGTTCGCCACCGACGTGGCCATGCGGGTGACCACCGACGCCGTGCAGGTGCTCGGCGGCGCCGGCTACGTCGCCGACCACCCGGTCGAGCGGTACATGCGCGAGGCCAAGGTGCTCCAGATCGTCGAGGGCACCAACCAGATCCAGCGGCTGGTCATCTCCCGGGCCCTGGCCAAGGGCTGA
- a CDS encoding M24 family metallopeptidase: MGVGTDELYPAERLAAAQRATAAAGLDALLLTPGSDLRYLTGYDAHEGERLTCLVLPAEGEPTLIVPVLERPGAEAAPGGGYRIVDHADGTDPWPLVRAALPGPVAAVGLADRMWAEQVLALRATLPDAAQRLASEVLRELRIRKSPAEIAALAEAGAAIDAVHRRMGEWLRPGRTEVEVAAAIRAAGHIRVDFVIVAAGPNGASPHHGTADRPIRPGEPVVVDIGGTMPSGYRSDCTRTYVAGGPAPAEFTDYYAVLHEAQRAAVAAVRPGVTAEALDAVARDIITAAGHGDAFLHRTGHGIGLDTHEEPYVVAGNPRPLEAGMAFSVEPGIYLAGRHGARIEDIVVCTTDGGQRLNTTPTELIAL; encoded by the coding sequence CTGGGGGTGGGAACCGACGAGCTGTACCCGGCCGAGCGGCTGGCCGCCGCCCAGCGCGCCACCGCCGCCGCGGGGCTGGACGCGCTGCTGCTCACCCCCGGCTCCGACCTGCGCTACCTGACCGGCTACGACGCCCACGAGGGCGAGCGGCTCACCTGCCTGGTGCTCCCCGCCGAGGGCGAGCCCACCCTCATCGTCCCGGTGCTCGAACGCCCCGGCGCCGAGGCCGCCCCCGGCGGCGGCTACCGGATCGTCGACCACGCCGACGGCACCGACCCGTGGCCGCTGGTGCGGGCCGCGCTGCCCGGCCCGGTCGCGGCCGTCGGGCTTGCCGACCGGATGTGGGCCGAGCAGGTGCTCGCCCTGCGCGCCACCCTGCCCGACGCGGCCCAGCGGCTCGCCTCCGAGGTGCTGCGCGAGCTGCGGATCCGCAAGTCGCCCGCCGAGATCGCCGCCCTGGCCGAGGCGGGCGCCGCGATCGACGCCGTGCACCGCCGGATGGGGGAGTGGCTGCGCCCCGGCCGCACCGAGGTCGAGGTGGCCGCCGCCATCCGGGCCGCCGGGCACATCCGCGTCGACTTCGTCATCGTGGCCGCCGGCCCGAACGGGGCCAGCCCGCACCACGGCACCGCCGACCGGCCGATCCGCCCCGGCGAGCCGGTCGTGGTGGACATCGGCGGCACCATGCCGTCGGGCTACCGCTCCGACTGCACCCGCACCTACGTCGCCGGCGGCCCCGCCCCGGCCGAGTTCACCGACTACTACGCGGTCCTGCACGAGGCGCAGCGCGCCGCCGTGGCGGCCGTCCGCCCGGGGGTGACCGCCGAGGCCCTCGACGCGGTCGCCCGGGACATCATCACCGCCGCCGGTCACGGCGACGCGTTCCTGCACCGCACCGGCCACGGCATCGGCCTCGACACCCACGAGGAGCCGTACGTCGTGGCCGGCAACCCCCGGCCCCTGGAGGCCGGCATGGCGTTCTCGGTCGAACCCGGGATCTACCTCGCCGGGCGGCACGGCGCCCGGATCGAGGACATCGTCGTCTGCACGACGGACGGCGGGCAACGGCTCAACACCACCCCCACGGAGCTCATCGCGTTATGA
- a CDS encoding FUSC family protein, whose protein sequence is MTQVVAAARRQAQEAYERLRRYFIVALQAGVAAGLSWYIANTLLHNPQPLFAPAAAVGTIAAAIGNRVRRTAELLGGVIVGVLVADLIIQVIGTGPVQTGLVVALAISAAVVFRGSGAVMVQAGSTAVLLGTVEPSAPDLAVPRTANALVGGGVAVVVALLLLPLNPVRVVHRAAGASLDIFAHQLTVTAEALAAGDAGQADAALQRLQSAEAERQQTTEIVAAAAEVASLSPWRWRRRSQLRRYQHAATHLELAFTNSRNMVRRVVALLDAREPVPADLPVAVETFGQALRLLHRDFLAGRTPEIARSHALRAAAAVQRARAEGLGFSGTIVASQLLIVAGELLQASGLTKAEADRMAGV, encoded by the coding sequence GTGACCCAGGTGGTGGCCGCCGCGCGCCGGCAGGCGCAGGAGGCGTACGAGCGGTTGCGCCGGTACTTCATCGTCGCCCTCCAGGCGGGCGTGGCGGCCGGGCTGTCCTGGTATATCGCCAACACCCTGCTGCACAACCCGCAGCCGCTGTTCGCGCCCGCCGCCGCGGTCGGCACCATCGCCGCGGCCATCGGGAACCGGGTACGCCGCACCGCCGAGCTGCTCGGCGGGGTGATCGTCGGCGTGCTCGTCGCCGACCTGATCATCCAGGTGATCGGGACCGGGCCCGTGCAGACCGGGCTGGTCGTCGCGCTGGCCATCTCGGCGGCGGTGGTGTTCCGCGGCAGCGGGGCGGTGATGGTGCAGGCCGGCAGCACCGCCGTCCTGCTGGGCACCGTCGAGCCCAGCGCGCCGGACCTGGCCGTGCCGCGGACCGCCAACGCGCTGGTCGGCGGCGGGGTGGCGGTGGTGGTGGCGCTGCTCCTGCTGCCGCTGAACCCCGTCCGGGTGGTGCACCGCGCCGCCGGCGCCAGCCTCGACATCTTCGCCCACCAGCTGACCGTCACCGCCGAGGCGCTCGCCGCCGGCGACGCCGGGCAGGCCGACGCGGCGTTGCAGCGCCTCCAGTCGGCCGAGGCGGAGCGGCAGCAGACCACCGAGATCGTCGCCGCGGCCGCGGAGGTGGCGTCGCTGTCCCCGTGGCGGTGGCGGCGCCGGTCCCAGCTGCGCCGCTACCAGCACGCCGCCACGCACCTGGAACTGGCCTTCACCAACAGCCGCAACATGGTCCGCCGGGTGGTCGCGCTGCTCGACGCCCGGGAGCCGGTCCCGGCCGACCTGCCGGTCGCCGTCGAGACCTTCGGGCAGGCGCTGCGGCTGCTGCACCGGGACTTCCTGGCCGGCCGGACGCCGGAGATCGCCCGGTCGCACGCGTTGCGTGCCGCCGCGGCGGTCCAGCGGGCCCGGGCCGAGGGGCTCGGTTTCTCCGGCACCATCGTCGCCTCGCAGCTGCTGATCGTGGCCGGCGAGCTGCTCCAGGCCTCCGGGCTGACCAAGGCCGAGGCGGACCGGATGGCCGGGGTCTGA
- a CDS encoding siderophore-interacting protein, which translates to MTTAVALRYRFYAARVLATRAVGDCLVRVTFGGDDLGEFAGGGRDQSVSVFLPHPGQDAPVVPLEAGEDWYTAWRALDPSVRAVMRSYTIRAQRPERNELDIEFVRHGDTGPATRWAGRARPGDRVLLLGPAVPDERTVRFQPPTGADAVLLVADETALPAVGGILDWLPAGTPVRAFVEVPAAGDIQPLPTAARAEVTWLVRGATGPGSSLLADALRGARLPGAAPYAWIAGEAGMVKAVRRHLVGERGLDRRRVTFAGYSRRGASEEDLRAEAIDA; encoded by the coding sequence GTGACCACCGCGGTCGCCCTGCGGTACCGGTTCTACGCCGCCCGGGTGCTCGCCACCCGGGCGGTGGGCGACTGCCTGGTCCGGGTCACCTTCGGCGGCGACGACCTCGGGGAGTTCGCCGGCGGCGGCCGGGACCAGAGCGTCTCGGTCTTCCTGCCGCACCCCGGCCAGGACGCCCCGGTCGTCCCCCTCGAGGCGGGCGAGGACTGGTACACGGCCTGGCGGGCCCTGGACCCGTCGGTGCGGGCGGTGATGCGCTCGTACACGATCCGGGCGCAGCGGCCCGAGCGGAACGAGCTGGACATCGAGTTCGTCCGGCACGGCGACACCGGCCCGGCCACCCGCTGGGCCGGCCGGGCCCGGCCGGGCGACCGGGTGCTCCTGCTCGGGCCGGCCGTGCCGGACGAGCGCACCGTGCGCTTCCAGCCGCCCACCGGCGCCGACGCCGTGCTGCTGGTCGCCGACGAGACCGCGCTGCCGGCCGTCGGCGGGATCCTCGACTGGCTGCCCGCCGGCACCCCGGTCCGGGCCTTCGTCGAGGTCCCGGCGGCCGGCGACATCCAGCCGCTGCCCACCGCCGCCCGCGCCGAGGTGACCTGGCTGGTGCGGGGCGCCACGGGGCCGGGCAGCAGCCTGCTGGCCGACGCGCTGCGCGGCGCCCGGCTGCCCGGCGCCGCCCCGTACGCCTGGATCGCCGGCGAGGCCGGCATGGTGAAGGCGGTCCGCCGGCACCTGGTCGGCGAGCGCGGCCTGGACCGCCGCCGGGTCACCTTCGCCGGCTACTCACGGCGCGGCGCGTCGGAGGAGGACCTCCGGGCCGAGGCCATCGACGCCTGA
- a CDS encoding ABC transporter substrate-binding protein: protein MPDALSRRPLSRRGFLAAAGAAGLGALLAGCGKDGDDAATSAGPTGGPWSFTDDRQQKVDAAARPARIVAFTGVAAALVDFGLDKQIVGVFGETKKADGSKEPQAGDLDVEQVEILGNAWGEFNLEKYAGLRPELLVTHMYDPGALWYVPDESKAKILPLAPSVAITTARVPMTKPIERYAELAASLGADLGAKKVTDAKARFTAAAEAVRQAVKANPGIRVMAASGSPDLFYVSNPKVSTDLMFFAELGVDLVVPTKLEQGDYFEALSWENTGKFPADLILLDNRPTALQPKDLAAKPTWAQLPAVKANQVTPWDAVPRFSYAGAAPLLENLATAIRGAKKVTA, encoded by the coding sequence ATGCCCGATGCCCTGTCCCGCCGCCCGCTCTCCCGCCGCGGCTTCCTCGCCGCCGCCGGCGCCGCCGGCCTCGGCGCCCTCCTCGCCGGCTGCGGCAAGGACGGCGACGACGCCGCCACCAGCGCCGGCCCCACCGGCGGTCCCTGGTCGTTCACCGACGACCGGCAGCAGAAGGTCGACGCGGCCGCCCGGCCCGCCCGGATCGTCGCCTTCACCGGCGTGGCCGCCGCCCTTGTCGACTTCGGACTCGACAAGCAGATCGTCGGCGTGTTCGGCGAGACGAAGAAGGCCGACGGCAGCAAGGAGCCGCAGGCCGGCGACCTCGACGTCGAGCAGGTCGAGATCCTCGGCAACGCCTGGGGCGAGTTCAACCTGGAGAAGTACGCCGGGCTCCGCCCCGAACTGCTGGTCACCCACATGTACGACCCGGGCGCGCTCTGGTACGTCCCCGACGAGAGCAAGGCGAAGATCCTGCCGCTGGCCCCCAGCGTCGCGATCACCACGGCCCGCGTGCCGATGACGAAGCCCATCGAGCGGTACGCCGAACTCGCCGCCTCCCTCGGCGCCGACCTCGGCGCGAAGAAGGTCACCGACGCGAAGGCCCGGTTCACCGCGGCCGCCGAGGCGGTGCGCCAGGCGGTCAAGGCGAACCCCGGCATCAGGGTGATGGCCGCCTCGGGCAGCCCCGACCTGTTCTACGTCTCCAACCCCAAGGTCAGCACCGACCTCATGTTCTTCGCCGAACTCGGCGTCGACCTGGTGGTGCCGACCAAGCTGGAGCAGGGCGACTACTTCGAGGCGCTGAGCTGGGAGAACACCGGCAAGTTCCCGGCCGACCTGATCCTGCTCGACAACCGACCCACCGCCCTGCAGCCGAAGGACCTCGCCGCGAAGCCCACCTGGGCGCAGCTGCCCGCGGTCAAGGCCAACCAGGTCACCCCGTGGGACGCGGTGCCCCGTTTCTCGTACGCCGGGGCCGCCCCGCTGCTGGAGAACCTGGCCACCGCCATCCGGGGCGCGAAGAAGGTCACCGCGTGA
- a CDS encoding FecCD family ABC transporter permease: MSRSFPPPESTLSVITPPRSGAVAAPATGRRRRLRAGGLTLGVLLLAAVAVLSLVLGAKPLSLAEVWHGLTDPASPEYAVVHQGRLPRTLLGLAAGAALGVAGAAMQTLTRNPLADPGLLGINAGASAAVATATVLLGVADLDHQVWYALLGAAAVTVAVHTIAGGRQATPARLALAGAALNAALFSYVSAVMLVDSTSLERLRFWTVGSLAGARTDTLPSLLPFVLTGLLIALLVTRPLAALALGDDSARALGARPGLVRGAVVVAVTLLCGAATAACGPIVFVGLLAPHLVRALTGPDPRRLLPWCAVFAPVLLLTADVAGRVLGRPGELQVGLVTAVLGGPLFLHLVRRGRVGRL; this comes from the coding sequence CTGTCAAGGTCCTTCCCGCCCCCGGAGTCCACGCTGTCCGTCATCACCCCACCCCGAAGCGGCGCCGTCGCCGCCCCGGCGACCGGCCGGCGCCGCCGGCTCCGGGCCGGCGGGCTCACCCTCGGCGTGCTGCTGCTCGCCGCGGTGGCCGTGCTCAGCCTCGTCCTCGGCGCGAAGCCCCTGTCCCTCGCCGAGGTGTGGCACGGCCTCACCGACCCGGCCTCCCCCGAGTACGCCGTGGTGCACCAGGGGCGGCTGCCCCGCACCCTGCTCGGCCTTGCCGCCGGCGCGGCGCTCGGTGTCGCCGGAGCGGCCATGCAGACGCTGACCCGCAACCCGCTCGCCGACCCCGGCCTGCTCGGCATCAACGCGGGCGCGTCGGCCGCCGTGGCCACCGCCACCGTGCTGCTCGGCGTCGCCGACCTCGACCACCAGGTCTGGTACGCGCTGCTCGGCGCCGCCGCGGTCACCGTCGCGGTGCACACCATCGCCGGTGGCCGGCAGGCAACCCCCGCCCGGCTGGCCCTGGCCGGGGCGGCGCTCAACGCGGCCCTGTTCTCCTACGTCAGCGCGGTCATGCTCGTCGACAGCACCTCGCTGGAGCGGCTGCGGTTCTGGACCGTCGGCTCACTGGCCGGCGCCCGCACCGACACCCTGCCCAGCCTGCTGCCGTTCGTCCTGACCGGACTGCTGATCGCCCTGCTGGTGACCCGCCCGCTGGCCGCCCTGGCCCTCGGCGACGACTCGGCCCGCGCGCTCGGCGCCCGCCCCGGCCTGGTCCGGGGCGCGGTGGTCGTCGCCGTCACGCTGCTCTGCGGAGCGGCCACCGCCGCCTGCGGACCGATCGTCTTCGTGGGCCTGCTCGCCCCGCACCTGGTCCGCGCCCTCACCGGCCCGGACCCGCGCCGCCTGCTGCCCTGGTGCGCCGTGTTCGCGCCGGTGCTGCTGCTCACCGCCGACGTGGCCGGCCGGGTGCTCGGCCGCCCTGGCGAACTCCAGGTGGGACTGGTCACCGCCGTGCTCGGCGGGCCGCTCTTCCTGCACCTGGTCCGGCGCGGACGGGTGGGCCGGCTGTGA